Genomic window (Alligator mississippiensis isolate rAllMis1 chromosome 7, rAllMis1, whole genome shotgun sequence):
AATCAAGCACCCCTCTTTCCACTTAGTCAGCTTGGAGAAGAAGGAGGTTCTGGTGGGTTGCTGCGTCTGTGTGACCTGCCGGCAGCACAACTGGCCTGTGACCATGGGAACGATTTGCTCCCTGCTGTATGCGGACAAGGAACTGTTTACCAGTGTGTACCTGCATGTCttgaaggagctggagctggatgtGCCTGCCCTGAGCCTGATGGATCTGGTGAAAACGCATCTCAATGGGTAATGGAACTGACACCCTCCTTCCTGCAGGATCCATGGGGCTTGGGAATCCCACATGGCTGGACACCCCTCGAGTCGCCTTTTGGGTACAAGGCAGGACCTGTGCATGCAATGGGCAATGCCACCTGGGCTGAGAGTACCAAGGGAGCCCTGGTTCCTATGGGATGCATTCCCTGACACTCACCGTGGCACAGCAGAGGGCTCTCTCTGCAGAGCTCCACTTTGCTTATTTGCTTTGTGTCAAAGAGAAGGCTGGGCCAGTTCCTCTGAGACTAGACCCTGGGCCCTGTGTCACAGCTGGTGCCCAGATGCTGTCATGGGAATCTATCCCCCAAGTACTTAGGTTCACAAGGGCTGAATTACAGCTAAaaactgtcccctgccccccacttgccTCAGACTAAGAACCCTTCTGGCAAGAGGATGAGAGAAGAGACATTGATAGTTATCATTTAGGTAGATAGTTGTCAGATAGGTCCAGGCAGTGGCCCACACACTGGCCTTCTCAGTTGGGTGGGTGGAATTGCTGCTGCATCGGGATGACCTGCTCTGGTAGCCACATGGACTCATGCTCTGAGTGGCTTCCAGTTCTCTGCCTGGGGTCTGTCACAGCGATTAGTGTCTTTTTTTGATCTTCCAGCTTCAAGCTATTCCAGAGTTCGACCACGGTCCCTGCCAAATTTATTGAGGACAAGGAGAAGATGGTGACACGAACGATCCAGCTGGTGGAGCTGGCCAGCAAGACATGGCTGGTGACGGGCCGACACCCCATCCCGATTGTCACAGCAGCAGCCTACCTTGCATGGCAGTCACTGCAGCCTGGTGGCCGCCTGACCTGCACCTTCTCTCGCTTCTGCAAGCTGGCAGACACGGACCTCCCTCCGCCGGCCCACTTGAGACTGAAGGAACTTCAAGAAATACTCCTTAGAATGGCCTCCCAGCTGGCCTGGCTGCGGGTGCTCCGCGTGGACAAGAAGACGGTGGTCAAGCACATCGGGGACCTGCTTCAGCACAGGTCCTTCCTGCTGAGATGCTCCTTCAGGGCAGGAGATGCAGAGGACGGGGGTGAGGAAGCTGAGGGGGCTAGTGcgagcagcagcctgcaggcgGTGGAGAGTGCAGGGCAGCCTGAGGGCCATTCCACAGCTGGGACCGGCCGCAGCACGCAGACACCTCTGCTTCCACCATGCCTCCTGCATCCCAAGAAGAGACCCCGAGCAGCCAGCCCGGACCCTTCAGCCCCTGATGTCACCGGAGACGAGCCCATTCCAGATAGCGAGATAGAGCAGTACTTACGGAGCCAGGAGGAAATAGATGCACTGAGTCAGGCACGGGCCTGGCAGTGAACCCACATGCCTGCCTCAGGCCTGCCGCACCCCAACACTTCCAGCCAGAGCGTAGCCCTGTCCCTGGAGCTGTCCTGGGCATGTGAGACCCCTTCTCTtccaggggaagggaagcagtggGTCTCAGATGAGCTGTGCTGTGCCAGCCATTGCGGGGCACTGACATGTCCTCCCGCTTGTCAGGCTGGGCCAGAATGGAATCCCAAAGAGGTGCTGgggaaggctgggggggcacttgggggAGCTCCTGGTAGGAGCAGTGACCACAGCCTCCAAGGAGGCTCTCAGACTTGTTTCCTGACATCCCCCAGTGAGCA
Coding sequences:
- the BRF2 gene encoding transcription factor IIIB 50 kDa subunit, producing the protein MSGRQTCPGCGSTDLVQDALYAQSQLVCTACGRVLAEGLLTTTFAEEQQLQEVTYSWSTGQKEQLSRCEQRGIKRVQDLCKVLQLPPVFEETAVSYFQRAIKHPSFHLVSLEKKEVLVGCCVCVTCRQHNWPVTMGTICSLLYADKELFTSVYLHVLKELELDVPALSLMDLVKTHLNGFKLFQSSTTVPAKFIEDKEKMVTRTIQLVELASKTWLVTGRHPIPIVTAAAYLAWQSLQPGGRLTCTFSRFCKLADTDLPPPAHLRLKELQEILLRMASQLAWLRVLRVDKKTVVKHIGDLLQHRSFLLRCSFRAGDAEDGGEEAEGASASSSLQAVESAGQPEGHSTAGTGRSTQTPLLPPCLLHPKKRPRAASPDPSAPDVTGDEPIPDSEIEQYLRSQEEIDALSQARAWQ